CCGACATCGCCGACAACGAAACGCGAGTCGTGTCACCGTCACGAGTCATCGTTGACATCGCAGGCTTGGTCATATTTCCGCACGGCGTGATTTGTTGGTGCCCACGAATCGCGTCCACCAATTCGGCTTCATTTGCCGGTCTTAGAATCGAATCATTCACGTTGGATCACCCCCGCCTTTTCGAGCGGATGTAGCCCAGCCATCCCCAGCGACGGTGCTTCGGGGCCGGGAAACATTTTGCCGGGATTCGAAATCAACTTTGGATCAAACGCTCGCCGCAGTCGATCGAACATCTCAACGGTGTTGGCGTCATACATTTTCGCCAAGAAGTCTCGCTTCTCCATTCCCACGCCGTGTTCGCCGGTGATCGATCCCCCCATTGAAATGCACAGTTGCGACAAATCCGCTGCGACCGCTTCGGCGCGATGCAACATCCCGTCGATGTTGCCGTCGAACATGATCAGCGGGTGCAAGTTTCCATCGCCAGCATGAAAAACGTTGGCGATTCGAATGCCACTGTCGACCGACAGTTTCTCGATCGCCACAAGCGCCTCGCCCAACCGATTACGCGGGACCACGCCGTCTTGCACCAGAAAATCAGGACTCAACCGACCGACTGCCGAAAAGACACTCTTGCGTCCTTTCCAAATCCCCATCCGCTGCTCGTGATCCTTGGCGATCATTTGCACGACTGGCGAAGTGGCCGTGATGACACGCTGAAGCAGCTCGCGTTCGAAAGCGATTCGTTCTTTAGGGCCTTCCAGTTCGACGATCAGAACCGCTGCGGCGCCGGTTGGATAGTTACACTTCACCGCCGCTTCGGCGGCCTCGATCGACACTGCGTCCATGATCTCGATCGCGCCTGGCAACAAACCCGATTCAATCACTGCCGAGACTGCGTCGCCGGCCGCACGCAGCGAATCGTATCCGATCAAAACCGTGTGGAACATTTCGGGCTTGGGCAACAGCCGCAACGTGATCTCAAGTGCGATCCCGAACAGCCCCTCGCTGCCACAGAACAGCCCCGTATAGTCCGGCCCAATCGACTCGGTACTTGCGCCGCCCATCGTCACGACTTCGCCAGCCGCCGTGACCACCTTCATGCCCAAAACATGGTTCGACGTCATCCCGTATTTCAAGCAATGGGCACCGCCGGCATTGAATGCGACGTTGCCGCCGATCGTGCACACCGTTTGGCTGGACGGATCGGGGGCAAAGTACAGCCCGTACGGATCAGCGGCCTGTGATACTTTCAAGTTGATCACGCCGGGCTCGACCACTGCCGTCCGCGCATCCGGGTTCAAGTCCAGAATCCGGTTCATTCGGTTCAGCGCGATCACGATCCCATCGGCGACCGGCAGCGAGCCGCCCGACAGACTGGTCCCCGAACCGCGTGCCACAAACGGAACGTCGTTTTCGAAACACCACCGAACTGCCGCAACAATCTCGTCAGCCGTTTCAGGGATGACCACCGCCAACGGCTTAGCACGAAACGCAGCCAGTCCATCCGATTCGAACGCCGACCGAGACGCCGCATCGCAAACGAAACGATCAGCGGGAAACAGTTTCCCCAAATCCATCACTCGGTCATCTGCTCTGGTGATCGTCACATCCAACCTATGGTTCTTTCAATGCGGAATGGTAGCGAAACAACCGCACTGTAACTGATCCGAGGGGGCGACTGGTGGCCGACCACAGCAATCCGCGAATCGCTAATCAGCCAATCGATTCCGGGTTAACCAGATTGGGCGGCACTTCGCCTCGGCAGGCTGCCAAGCAGTTCTCGGCGGCCATGTTGCCCATTTTCGTCCGTGTGCCGATCGTGGCGCTGCCAAGGTGCGGCGCGATGACGGCGTTGGGCATCTGGTACAGATCCGGATGAAGTTCCGGTTCGCGTTCGTAAACGTCCAAACCGGCGGACGCAATCGTCCCGTCTTGAAGTGCCGCGACCAAAGCAGCCTCGTCAATGATCGGGCCACGTGCGGTGTTGACGATCGTGGCAATCGGCTTCATCAAAGACAACTCGCGAGCACCAATCAAGTGCTTCGTCTCGTCGTTGAGCGCTACGTGGACAGACACATAATCCGATTGTCGCAGCACTTCGTCCATTTCTGCGTAGACAACACCCAGACTCGATTCTTGCTCGGGCGACAGACGCGTTCGGTTCCAGTAGACGATCTTCATGTCGAAACCGCGTGCCCGGCGAGCAACCGCTTGCGCAATCCGACCGAACCCGATCAAACCTAGCGTGCTGCCGCTGACATCGTTGCCAAGGAACTGCAACGGTCCCCAACCATGCCAATTCCCGGCTCGCACAAATTGGTCGCCCTCGACCACCCGTCGCGCCGCAGAAAGCAACAACGCGAACGCCATGTCGGCAGTCGTGTCAGTCAATACGCCTGGCGTGTTGGTGACCAAGATCTTGCGATCCGTGGCAGCGTCGACATCAATGTTGTTGAACCCGACAGCAAAGTTGGCCACGACCTTTAAATTCGAATTTGCGGCCAGGATTTCGTCGTCGATCAGATCGGTCAGCAAACACAGCAAACCGTCGACATCCTGAACACCAGCAATGATCTCGGCCTTGGTCAAAACCCGATCATCGGGATTGAAGGTCAGATCCGATTGCTGGCGAAGAATCGCCATCGATTCGGGTGGAAGCTCGCGAGTGAGAAAGATTTTCGGTCGCGTCATCTTCTTGAATCCGCCCAAATTACTCGGCATTTACAAGCAAAAATTCACTCTTCCGCTCGCGTGAGGGTCGGACGCTGCAGCGGTCGGCGAGGGCCGCGTGCAAAACCCTCTCCGGCCGCTGCAGCGCCCGACTCTCCCAGCGTCCGACTCTCCCAGTGGGAGAGTGACGTTCCGAACTTACGTCCGTACGTGATTAAGCAGCCAACGCTTTCTTTTCGCTTCGCTCAACCAACCACAACAAGATCGGGCTGGCCACGAAAACGGAACTGTAAGTACCGACGATCACACCGACGACTAACGAGAACGCGAACGCGTGAATCCCGTCACCACCGAACCAGTACAACAGAATGACCACGATGAACGTGGTCAACGAAGTCAGCAACGTTCGGCTGAGCGTTTGATTGATCGACGTGTTGATCATATCGCTGGTCAGTCGAGGTGCCTTGCCCTTCGTTTCACGAATCCGGTCAAACACCACGATCGTATCGTTGAGCGAGTAACCGATGATCGTCAAGATCGCAGCGACAACGGTCAGACTGATTTTGAACGGGTCAATCAGCAAGAAACCGAGTGCATCCGCCAACCAATAGCTGATGGCGATCGCACCGAGCGTGATCAGCACGTCGTGCAGCAACGCAACCACAGCAGCGAATCCGTAGATCACTCGTTGGAATCGGAACCAGATGTATCCGATGATGCAAAGCAAGCTGGCGAACAGAGCACCCAATGCTCGACCGATCATGTCACCGGCGACTCGAGCACCCACGCTGCTGCTGCTGATCCAAACCGGATCGGCGTCCAGTGTGGACTTGAATGTTTCAAGAACCTTGTCAGCGTCAGCCGCGTTGATCGGCATGTCAACTTGCCATTTCTGGAACGTCAACGACGAATCGGCTGACCACTCGTCGCTGCCTTCGCCAATCGGAATGAGTTCGATTGACCGCTCGGCCAACGAAACGCCGGCCGTTTTGGCTGCCGCAATCAGCGACTCTTTCAACGTCGAACCGTTCAGCAGTCCGCCATTGGTTTCGCCTTCGACACCCAACTCGATGATCGCACTGCTGTTGTAAACCGTTTCATCAGCGGCTGCGTCCGCAGGTGCAGCGACATCGGTTTCAGCTTCGTCTTGTGCACGAGCGACCGCGAACATGACGCCGTTGTCGTCGGAAGCTTTGAAGAAGCTGTTCTCATTGCCGGCAGGCTTTACCGTACCGGTCTTCGCAGCACCGGGGCTGATCGAAACGCTGTAGGTGACCAGCTTGACGCCTTCGGCCGCCTTGAACGCTTTCGCGACAGCCGCCTTCAACTCTTCGACCGTTTCGAATGACGAGTCGACTTTGTAGACCGTTCGATCGGCGACACCTTCCATCGTCACACCGTTGACGGTGTAGGGCACGTCTTCGGAACCCTTATCGGTGACCTTCACCATTTCAGGCTTCACGATATTACGAACTTCATCCGTCTTTGTTGGTGTGTCCAATCGGAACTGGACCGACGAACCACCAGCAAAGTCGATGTCGAAAATACTCTCGCCACGAGCGAACAGTGACGCCAGCCCGATGCAAACGAGGATTGCCGAGCAAGCCAGTGCGAAGCGGCCCTTGCCCATGAAATCGATCCCGGCTTCACCCGACAACGACGATTTAAGCGAGTTCACGCCGTCCGACATACTCAGCGACAGGAAGCCACGGCGTTCGGCAAGGTCGAACAGGGTTCGAGAAACGTAAATCGCAGTGAACATCGAGAACACGATGCCCAAGATCAGAGTCACAGCAAAACCGCGAATTTGATCCGTACCAATCGCATACAACACGATCGCGGTGATCAACGTCGTCAAGTTAGCATCGACAATCGTGACAGTCGCCTTGGCGAAACCATTTCGAATTGCCATCCGAGCGGCAGCGCCCTTTTTCAGTTCTTCGCGGATCCGTTCAAAAATCAGCACGTTCGCGTCAACCGACATACCGACCGTCAAAACCAAACCGGCTAAACCAGGCAGGGTCAACGGTTGGTTGATCAACACCATCGTTGCCAAGATCATTCCCAAGTTCATGACCAACGCGATGCATGCGACCACGCCTGCAAAACGGTAATAAACCAGGATGAAGATCAAAACCAGAATCAGCGATGCCGAAATCGCCCAGACGCCCTTAGTGATCGTGTCCTTACCAAGCGTTGCGTCGATTTGATTTTCAGCAATCGGTTTCTTTGTCAGTGCGGCAGGCAACTGCCCCGCCTTCAAGATCTGAACCAGCGATTCGACTTCTTGGCGAGTGAACTTGCCCGTGATGCGACCTTCCTTGCGGATCGGCGACTGGATGCTTGGTGCCGACAACAAGTTATCATCCAGCACGATGCCCAAACGGCGAGTCCGTTGACCGATCGGTGCGTTGTTGGTTGTCAACACGAAGAATCGGTTGGATCCCGAATCGGTCAGATTGAACGCGACGGCAGGCGAACCCTTTTCGTCAAAGGTACTGGCCGCAAACGCTAGGTCTTCGCCAGTGATGTCGATCAAAGGATCAATAATCATCAGCGCTTCGATGCCCGACATGCCTTGCTGGTCAATGAACGCAGCGATCGCTGCCGCACCGTTCTCACCACGCAATTGGGCTGGCAAATTCAGAATGTCGCCCGTGTCAGGGTTCCGCAAAATCGCGTCGCCTACGTCAACTCGCAGCGGTCCAAGCTTGCCGTCTTGCTTTTCGCGATCGACGTTCGCCCAGATGCCGACGACCGAGTTGTCGAGTCCAGGATCGCGAACGACTTCTTCCAATCGAGCGGCGCGCTCTTTTGACGCCGCCTGCTCCATTGCCAGATTGATTTGTGGTTGGTGGTCGGATTGATTGGCAAGGATCGCGAAACGCAAAATACCGGCTTCTTCGACCAATCCCTTGATACGGTCAACTTCACGCTGATCGACTTCGGGAACAATGATTTCGATTTGCGATTCACCGTAGGGGCGGATCACGATTTCTTGAGTGCCCGACGGGTTGATTCGGCGTGTCAGTGGCTCGACCAAGTCTTCCGACGTAATCTGCTGAATGTCATCGTCGCCGCCCGCATTCAACTTATTCGGGTCCATTTCGTAGACAAGGATCGTGCCCCCGCGAAGGTCAACGCCCAAACCTGGACGCGACCGCGCCAGCACGACTCCGCTGGCGATGATTGCCAACAGAATCCAGCCGAAACGAGTGCCGTAGGACGGCATCTTGATCGACTTGGCCAGATAGTTGCCAATCACAAATGGTAAGATCAGAACCGCCAAAGCGATCGCGACGGCACCGTACTGCTCCCACGAAATGCCCTGCTCGGCAGCGCTGGTGGCGGCTTTGCTTGCCGCCGACGCTGCCAAATCCTGAGCAGCCGAAGCAGCCGTAGCTGGATCCGTTTGGGCCAAGTTAAAAAAGTTGAGGGCCGAGTCGGCAGAGACCAGATTGGTCATGAAAGAGCAGTCCATCGTTTTCTTGTATCGGGATCGGTGGGGGGAGGGCTCGTCGTGTCCTTCGCGGCGTCAGGTCAATCGCATCACAGCGGAGACCTCATACGCTGCTATTTCGCGTTCGAGCCGTCTTCCTTGGATTGGTCGGAATTGTTTTCTTTGCCGGATGTTTCTTTGTCGGTCACGATCCGCGAAATCGCTGATCGGTTGACTTTGATTCGTGTGTTGGCGTTTTCGTCGATTCGCAATGTTACCACGTCGCTGTCAGGTGAAACCGCCGCGACAACCGCGTGAATGCCGCCAATCGTGACGACTCGGTCGTTCTTTTTGATCGCCGACATCAACTTTGCTTCGTCCGATTTGCGTCGGCGCTCCGGTGCAATGACGATGAAGTAGAACAGGAACAGAAGCCCGGCAGGCAAAAGGAACGGCGACAGAAAATCACCAGGTCCGCCGGACGGCGCCGCACCCGCCGGAGCAGCACCGGCACCACCACCTGCGTCTTGCGCCAGTAGTTGCAGGTCCAGTGCATACCGATTCATGATGCGAACGATCAACAAACGACAACGCCTTGCATTGAGTGGTCCTTTGAACGCAACTTTCGAGTACGAAATTGCTAGAAAGTTGCCGGGCAAAGGGATTAGAGGATGCGGCATGATATGGATACGCAAAAATCGTCACAACCCCAGCACAACAAAGGGAGTTAGGATTCACCGATAATGCTTGACCTTCCGGCCTGGCCGCCCCTGTGGCCCTCGATCTCGGCAGCCGCGTTCGACTGTGTCAATTCAGGCGACTGGGGACGATACGACTCGGCCGCCGTCACTCAATTGCAGTCTCGACTGACCCAAATGACCGGTTCCGCGACCGCTCGAACCTGCTGCAGCGGGTCGGCGGCGGTCGAACTGGCGTTGCGCGCCGCCGGTGTTGGACCGGGCGACGAAGTCATCACGGCGGCCTTC
The DNA window shown above is from Rubripirellula reticaptiva and carries:
- a CDS encoding 2-hydroxyacid dehydrogenase, whose protein sequence is MTRPKIFLTRELPPESMAILRQQSDLTFNPDDRVLTKAEIIAGVQDVDGLLCLLTDLIDDEILAANSNLKVVANFAVGFNNIDVDAATDRKILVTNTPGVLTDTTADMAFALLLSAARRVVEGDQFVRAGNWHGWGPLQFLGNDVSGSTLGLIGFGRIAQAVARRARGFDMKIVYWNRTRLSPEQESSLGVVYAEMDEVLRQSDYVSVHVALNDETKHLIGARELSLMKPIATIVNTARGPIIDEAALVAALQDGTIASAGLDVYEREPELHPDLYQMPNAVIAPHLGSATIGTRTKMGNMAAENCLAACRGEVPPNLVNPESIG
- the yajC gene encoding preprotein translocase subunit YajC, with product MPHPLIPLPGNFLAISYSKVAFKGPLNARRCRLLIVRIMNRYALDLQLLAQDAGGGAGAAPAGAAPSGGPGDFLSPFLLPAGLLFLFYFIVIAPERRRKSDEAKLMSAIKKNDRVVTIGGIHAVVAAVSPDSDVVTLRIDENANTRIKVNRSAISRIVTDKETSGKENNSDQSKEDGSNAK
- a CDS encoding FAD-binding oxidoreductase; this encodes MTITRADDRVMDLGKLFPADRFVCDAASRSAFESDGLAAFRAKPLAVVIPETADEIVAAVRWCFENDVPFVARGSGTSLSGGSLPVADGIVIALNRMNRILDLNPDARTAVVEPGVINLKVSQAADPYGLYFAPDPSSQTVCTIGGNVAFNAGGAHCLKYGMTSNHVLGMKVVTAAGEVVTMGGASTESIGPDYTGLFCGSEGLFGIALEITLRLLPKPEMFHTVLIGYDSLRAAGDAVSAVIESGLLPGAIEIMDAVSIEAAEAAVKCNYPTGAAAVLIVELEGPKERIAFERELLQRVITATSPVVQMIAKDHEQRMGIWKGRKSVFSAVGRLSPDFLVQDGVVPRNRLGEALVAIEKLSVDSGIRIANVFHAGDGNLHPLIMFDGNIDGMLHRAEAVAADLSQLCISMGGSITGEHGVGMEKRDFLAKMYDANTVEMFDRLRRAFDPKLISNPGKMFPGPEAPSLGMAGLHPLEKAGVIQRE
- the secD gene encoding protein translocase subunit SecD, which encodes MTNLVSADSALNFFNLAQTDPATAASAAQDLAASAASKAATSAAEQGISWEQYGAVAIALAVLILPFVIGNYLAKSIKMPSYGTRFGWILLAIIASGVVLARSRPGLGVDLRGGTILVYEMDPNKLNAGGDDDIQQITSEDLVEPLTRRINPSGTQEIVIRPYGESQIEIIVPEVDQREVDRIKGLVEEAGILRFAILANQSDHQPQINLAMEQAASKERAARLEEVVRDPGLDNSVVGIWANVDREKQDGKLGPLRVDVGDAILRNPDTGDILNLPAQLRGENGAAAIAAFIDQQGMSGIEALMIIDPLIDITGEDLAFAASTFDEKGSPAVAFNLTDSGSNRFFVLTTNNAPIGQRTRRLGIVLDDNLLSAPSIQSPIRKEGRITGKFTRQEVESLVQILKAGQLPAALTKKPIAENQIDATLGKDTITKGVWAISASLILVLIFILVYYRFAGVVACIALVMNLGMILATMVLINQPLTLPGLAGLVLTVGMSVDANVLIFERIREELKKGAAARMAIRNGFAKATVTIVDANLTTLITAIVLYAIGTDQIRGFAVTLILGIVFSMFTAIYVSRTLFDLAERRGFLSLSMSDGVNSLKSSLSGEAGIDFMGKGRFALACSAILVCIGLASLFARGESIFDIDFAGGSSVQFRLDTPTKTDEVRNIVKPEMVKVTDKGSEDVPYTVNGVTMEGVADRTVYKVDSSFETVEELKAAVAKAFKAAEGVKLVTYSVSISPGAAKTGTVKPAGNENSFFKASDDNGVMFAVARAQDEAETDVAAPADAAADETVYNSSAIIELGVEGETNGGLLNGSTLKESLIAAAKTAGVSLAERSIELIPIGEGSDEWSADSSLTFQKWQVDMPINAADADKVLETFKSTLDADPVWISSSSVGARVAGDMIGRALGALFASLLCIIGYIWFRFQRVIYGFAAVVALLHDVLITLGAIAISYWLADALGFLLIDPFKISLTVVAAILTIIGYSLNDTIVVFDRIRETKGKAPRLTSDMINTSINQTLSRTLLTSLTTFIVVILLYWFGGDGIHAFAFSLVVGVIVGTYSSVFVASPILLWLVERSEKKALAA